A portion of the Oryzias melastigma strain HK-1 linkage group LG1, ASM292280v2, whole genome shotgun sequence genome contains these proteins:
- the uso1 gene encoding general vesicular transport factor p115 isoform X1, translated as MNFLRGVMGGQAAGPQPTGAETIQKLCDRVASSTLLEDRRDAVRALKALSKKYRMEVGTQAMDHLVTILQTDRSDSEILGYSLDTLYNIICNDEEEEQDESEDENTQKQTDDLGALFTEKFIQDPERITLLLTLLEEFDFHVRWPAVKLLTALLKSQGTQVQGIILVSPMGVSRLMDLLADSREVIRNDGLLLLQQLTKGNAAIQKIVAFENAFERLLDIITEEGSSDGGIVVEDCLLLLLNLLKNNSSNQNFFKEGSYIQRMKPWFEVGDDNSGWSAQKVTNLHLMLQLVRVMVSPVNSPGATASCQKCMFQCGLLQQLCTILMATGVPADILTETINTVSEVIRGSQINQDYFASVNAPSNPPRPAIVVLLMSMVNERQPFVLRCAVLYCFQCFLYKNQKGQGEIVATLLPSTIDANSISAGQLLCGGLFSADSLSNWCAAVALAHALQDNLTQKEQLLRVQLATSLGKPPVSLLQQCTNILSQGDKIVRRGSKVQTRVGLLMLLCTWISNCPIAVTHFLHNQDNVPFLTAQISENLGEDERLVQGLCALLLGICIYYNDNSLENYTKEKLKQLIEKRIGKENFVEKLGFITKHELYSRAALKPQPVFPSPEQMLFDHEFTKLVKDLEGVITKAVHKSSEEEKKEEEVKKTLEQHDNIVTQYKELIREQDAQIQELKEQVASLSSQNEQMQATVTQQLSQIQQHKDQYNILKLKLGKESQSQSSSSQGDSSQVNGLQTEELSQLREELDELRKQHAVLQTQLAERDALITTLQSSSQTTESPAGGSDNTELQQELEALRSQVQSQSLEISHLKTERQELLRRAEAESSNAASPSDGSLDASAVAELENRLAAQTSETEKMKRSVVELEQQLAAATSTAAILQTEKEKLQSEVQESKKEQDDLLMLLADQDQKIHSLKKRLKDLGQMVEDEDDLDTKDQTSDDDDDEDEDEDE; from the exons ATGAACTTTCTCAGGGGAGTGATGGGAGGGCAGGCTGCCGGGCCGCAGCCCACAGGAGCTGAAACG ATTCAGAAGTTGTGTGACAGGGTTGCTTCCTCCACACTTCTGGAAGACCGGAGGGACGCTGTCCGGGCCCTCAAAGCCCTTTCTAAG AAATACCGCATGGAAGTTGGCACACAGGCCATGGATCACCTGGTTACCATACTGCAGACTGACAG ATCTGACTCTGAAATCCTTGGCTATTCTTTGGACACACTctacaacatcatctgcaatgATGAGGAAGAAGAACAAG ATGAATCAGAAG ACGAGAATACCCAGAAGCAGACGGACGACCTCGGCGCCCTGTTTACAGAGAAGTTCATTCAAGATCCCGAGCGCATCACGCTGCTCCTCACCCTTCTGGAG GAGTTCGACTTTCACGTGCGTTGGCCTGCGGTGAAACTGCTGACAGCTCTTTTGAAGAGTCAGGGCACCCAAGTGCAAGGCATCATTCTCGTCAGCCCCATGG GTGTTTCCAGATTAATGGACCTGTTAGCAGACTCCAGAGAAGTAATTCGCAATGAC GGCTTGCTGCTACTCCAGCAGCTGACCAAAGGCAACGCAGCCATTCAGAAAATTGTGGCCTTTGAGAACGCCTTTGAGCGCCTCTTAGATATCATCACGGAGGAGGGCAGCAGCGATGGAG GTATTGTGGTGGAGGATTGTTTGTTGTTGCTGCTCAACCTGCTAAAGAACAACAGCTCTAACCAGAACTTCTTTAAGGAGGGCTCTTACATCCAGAGAATGAAGCCCTGGTTTGAGGTTGGGGATGATAACTCTGGCTGGTCTGCACAGAAGGTCACCAACCTCCACCTCATGCTGCAG CTGGTGCGAGTGATGGTTTCACCAGTGAACTCCCCTGGAGCGACAGCGAGCTGTCAGAAGTGCATGTTCCAGTGCGGCCTGTTGCAACAGTTGTGCACCATCCTCATGGCCACCGGTGTGCCCGCTGATATCCTAACAGAG ACTATAAACACCGTTTCAGAAGTGATCAGGGGGTCACAGATCAACCAGGATTACTTTGCGTCCGTCAACGCCCCTTCAAACCCTCCACG ACCAGCCATCGTGGTGCTGCTCATGTCCATGGTGAATGAGAGGCAGCCGTTTGTGCTTCGCTGTGCAGTCCTTTACTGTTTCCAGTGTTTCCTCTACAAAAACCAGAAGGGTCAGGGGGAGATCGTGGCTACACTACTTCCCTCAACCATCGATG CCAACTCTATCTCAGCCGGCCAGCTCCTGTGTGGAGGTTTGTTCTCAGCAGACTCTCTGTCTAACTGGTGTGCGGCCGTGGCCCTGGCCCATGCTCTCCAGGATAACCTCACTCAGAAGGAGCAGCTGCTCCGAGTTCAGCTTGCCACCAGCCTGGGCAAACCCCCCGTGTCCCTGCTGCAGCAGTGCACCAACATTCTGTCCCAG GGTGATAAGATCGTCCGGCGG GGCAGCAAAGTTCAGACCAGGGTGGGCCTCCTGATGCTGTTGTGCACATGGATCAGCAACTGTCCCATTGCTGTCACGCACTTCCTGCACAACCAGGATAATGTTCCCTTT CTGACGGCTCAGATCTCTGAGAACCTGGGAGAAGACGAGAGGCTGGTTCAGGGCCTTTGTGCGCTGCTGCTCGGCATCTGTATCTATTATAATGATAACTCACTGGAAAACTACACCAA GGAGAAGCTAAAGCAGCTGATTGAGAAGCGCATCGGAAAGGAAAACTTTGTGGAGAAGCTGGGCTTCATCACCAAACATGAGCTGTATTCGCGGGCGGCCTTGAAGCCACAGCCCGTCTTCCCGTCGCCGGAGCAGATGCTGTTCGACCACGAGTTCACCAAGCTGGTCAAAGACCTGGAGG GTGTGATCACCAAAGCGGTTCACAAGTCCAgtgaggaggagaaaaaggaggaggaggtgaagaagaCGCTGGAGCAGCACGACAACATCGTAACTCAATACAAGGAGCTGATCAGAGAACAA GATGCTCAGATCCAGGAGTTGAAGGAGCAGGTAGCATCTCTGTCCTCCCAGAACGAGCAGATGCAGGCTACGGTCACACAGCAGCTGTCCCAGATCCAGCAGCACAAAGACCAGTACAACATCCTCAAGCTGAAACTGG GTAAGGAGAGCCAGAGTCAGTCCAGCAGCAGTCAGGGGGACAGCTCTCAGGTGAACGGGCTGCAGACTGAGGAGCTCTCTCAGCTCCGAGAAGAGCTGGACGAACTCCGGAAGCAGCACGCAGTCCTACAGACGCAGCTCGCCGAACGAGACGCACTCATCACCACCCTG CAGTCGAGCTCCCAGACGACAGAGAGCCCAGCAGGAGGATCAGACaacacagagctgcagcag GAACTGGAGGCTTTAAGGAGTCAGGTTCAGTCCCAGTCCTTAGAAATCAGTCATCTAAAGACGGAGAGACAGGAGCTGCTCAGAAGAGCAGAAGCTGAG TCATCTAACGCAGCATCCCCCAGCGACGGCTCATTAGACGCCAGTGCAGTAGCAGAACTTGAGAACAGACTGGCAGCACAAACATCTGAGACAGAGAAGATGAAG AGAAGCGTGGTTgagctggagcagcagctggcTGCAGCCACAAGCACGGCGGCGATCCTGCAGACAGAGAAGGAGAAGCTGCAGTCTGAGGTCCAGGAGTCCAAGAAGGAGCAGGACGACTTGCTGATGCTGCTGGCAGACCAAGACCAGAAGATCCACAGCCTCAAGAAGAGACTCAAGGACCTGGGACAAATG GTGGAAGATGAAGACGACCTCGACACCAAGGATCAGACATCagatgatgacgatgatgagGACGAGGATGAAGATGAGTAA
- the uso1 gene encoding general vesicular transport factor p115 isoform X2 encodes MNFLRGVMGGQAAGPQPTGAETIQKLCDRVASSTLLEDRRDAVRALKALSKKYRMEVGTQAMDHLVTILQTDRSDSEILGYSLDTLYNIICNDEEEEQDENTQKQTDDLGALFTEKFIQDPERITLLLTLLEEFDFHVRWPAVKLLTALLKSQGTQVQGIILVSPMGVSRLMDLLADSREVIRNDGLLLLQQLTKGNAAIQKIVAFENAFERLLDIITEEGSSDGGIVVEDCLLLLLNLLKNNSSNQNFFKEGSYIQRMKPWFEVGDDNSGWSAQKVTNLHLMLQLVRVMVSPVNSPGATASCQKCMFQCGLLQQLCTILMATGVPADILTETINTVSEVIRGSQINQDYFASVNAPSNPPRPAIVVLLMSMVNERQPFVLRCAVLYCFQCFLYKNQKGQGEIVATLLPSTIDANSISAGQLLCGGLFSADSLSNWCAAVALAHALQDNLTQKEQLLRVQLATSLGKPPVSLLQQCTNILSQGDKIVRRGSKVQTRVGLLMLLCTWISNCPIAVTHFLHNQDNVPFLTAQISENLGEDERLVQGLCALLLGICIYYNDNSLENYTKEKLKQLIEKRIGKENFVEKLGFITKHELYSRAALKPQPVFPSPEQMLFDHEFTKLVKDLEGVITKAVHKSSEEEKKEEEVKKTLEQHDNIVTQYKELIREQDAQIQELKEQVASLSSQNEQMQATVTQQLSQIQQHKDQYNILKLKLGKESQSQSSSSQGDSSQVNGLQTEELSQLREELDELRKQHAVLQTQLAERDALITTLQSSSQTTESPAGGSDNTELQQELEALRSQVQSQSLEISHLKTERQELLRRAEAESSNAASPSDGSLDASAVAELENRLAAQTSETEKMKRSVVELEQQLAAATSTAAILQTEKEKLQSEVQESKKEQDDLLMLLADQDQKIHSLKKRLKDLGQMVEDEDDLDTKDQTSDDDDDEDEDEDE; translated from the exons ATGAACTTTCTCAGGGGAGTGATGGGAGGGCAGGCTGCCGGGCCGCAGCCCACAGGAGCTGAAACG ATTCAGAAGTTGTGTGACAGGGTTGCTTCCTCCACACTTCTGGAAGACCGGAGGGACGCTGTCCGGGCCCTCAAAGCCCTTTCTAAG AAATACCGCATGGAAGTTGGCACACAGGCCATGGATCACCTGGTTACCATACTGCAGACTGACAG ATCTGACTCTGAAATCCTTGGCTATTCTTTGGACACACTctacaacatcatctgcaatgATGAGGAAGAAGAACAAG ACGAGAATACCCAGAAGCAGACGGACGACCTCGGCGCCCTGTTTACAGAGAAGTTCATTCAAGATCCCGAGCGCATCACGCTGCTCCTCACCCTTCTGGAG GAGTTCGACTTTCACGTGCGTTGGCCTGCGGTGAAACTGCTGACAGCTCTTTTGAAGAGTCAGGGCACCCAAGTGCAAGGCATCATTCTCGTCAGCCCCATGG GTGTTTCCAGATTAATGGACCTGTTAGCAGACTCCAGAGAAGTAATTCGCAATGAC GGCTTGCTGCTACTCCAGCAGCTGACCAAAGGCAACGCAGCCATTCAGAAAATTGTGGCCTTTGAGAACGCCTTTGAGCGCCTCTTAGATATCATCACGGAGGAGGGCAGCAGCGATGGAG GTATTGTGGTGGAGGATTGTTTGTTGTTGCTGCTCAACCTGCTAAAGAACAACAGCTCTAACCAGAACTTCTTTAAGGAGGGCTCTTACATCCAGAGAATGAAGCCCTGGTTTGAGGTTGGGGATGATAACTCTGGCTGGTCTGCACAGAAGGTCACCAACCTCCACCTCATGCTGCAG CTGGTGCGAGTGATGGTTTCACCAGTGAACTCCCCTGGAGCGACAGCGAGCTGTCAGAAGTGCATGTTCCAGTGCGGCCTGTTGCAACAGTTGTGCACCATCCTCATGGCCACCGGTGTGCCCGCTGATATCCTAACAGAG ACTATAAACACCGTTTCAGAAGTGATCAGGGGGTCACAGATCAACCAGGATTACTTTGCGTCCGTCAACGCCCCTTCAAACCCTCCACG ACCAGCCATCGTGGTGCTGCTCATGTCCATGGTGAATGAGAGGCAGCCGTTTGTGCTTCGCTGTGCAGTCCTTTACTGTTTCCAGTGTTTCCTCTACAAAAACCAGAAGGGTCAGGGGGAGATCGTGGCTACACTACTTCCCTCAACCATCGATG CCAACTCTATCTCAGCCGGCCAGCTCCTGTGTGGAGGTTTGTTCTCAGCAGACTCTCTGTCTAACTGGTGTGCGGCCGTGGCCCTGGCCCATGCTCTCCAGGATAACCTCACTCAGAAGGAGCAGCTGCTCCGAGTTCAGCTTGCCACCAGCCTGGGCAAACCCCCCGTGTCCCTGCTGCAGCAGTGCACCAACATTCTGTCCCAG GGTGATAAGATCGTCCGGCGG GGCAGCAAAGTTCAGACCAGGGTGGGCCTCCTGATGCTGTTGTGCACATGGATCAGCAACTGTCCCATTGCTGTCACGCACTTCCTGCACAACCAGGATAATGTTCCCTTT CTGACGGCTCAGATCTCTGAGAACCTGGGAGAAGACGAGAGGCTGGTTCAGGGCCTTTGTGCGCTGCTGCTCGGCATCTGTATCTATTATAATGATAACTCACTGGAAAACTACACCAA GGAGAAGCTAAAGCAGCTGATTGAGAAGCGCATCGGAAAGGAAAACTTTGTGGAGAAGCTGGGCTTCATCACCAAACATGAGCTGTATTCGCGGGCGGCCTTGAAGCCACAGCCCGTCTTCCCGTCGCCGGAGCAGATGCTGTTCGACCACGAGTTCACCAAGCTGGTCAAAGACCTGGAGG GTGTGATCACCAAAGCGGTTCACAAGTCCAgtgaggaggagaaaaaggaggaggaggtgaagaagaCGCTGGAGCAGCACGACAACATCGTAACTCAATACAAGGAGCTGATCAGAGAACAA GATGCTCAGATCCAGGAGTTGAAGGAGCAGGTAGCATCTCTGTCCTCCCAGAACGAGCAGATGCAGGCTACGGTCACACAGCAGCTGTCCCAGATCCAGCAGCACAAAGACCAGTACAACATCCTCAAGCTGAAACTGG GTAAGGAGAGCCAGAGTCAGTCCAGCAGCAGTCAGGGGGACAGCTCTCAGGTGAACGGGCTGCAGACTGAGGAGCTCTCTCAGCTCCGAGAAGAGCTGGACGAACTCCGGAAGCAGCACGCAGTCCTACAGACGCAGCTCGCCGAACGAGACGCACTCATCACCACCCTG CAGTCGAGCTCCCAGACGACAGAGAGCCCAGCAGGAGGATCAGACaacacagagctgcagcag GAACTGGAGGCTTTAAGGAGTCAGGTTCAGTCCCAGTCCTTAGAAATCAGTCATCTAAAGACGGAGAGACAGGAGCTGCTCAGAAGAGCAGAAGCTGAG TCATCTAACGCAGCATCCCCCAGCGACGGCTCATTAGACGCCAGTGCAGTAGCAGAACTTGAGAACAGACTGGCAGCACAAACATCTGAGACAGAGAAGATGAAG AGAAGCGTGGTTgagctggagcagcagctggcTGCAGCCACAAGCACGGCGGCGATCCTGCAGACAGAGAAGGAGAAGCTGCAGTCTGAGGTCCAGGAGTCCAAGAAGGAGCAGGACGACTTGCTGATGCTGCTGGCAGACCAAGACCAGAAGATCCACAGCCTCAAGAAGAGACTCAAGGACCTGGGACAAATG GTGGAAGATGAAGACGACCTCGACACCAAGGATCAGACATCagatgatgacgatgatgagGACGAGGATGAAGATGAGTAA
- the uso1 gene encoding general vesicular transport factor p115 isoform X3, translating to MNFLRGVMGGQAAGPQPTGAETIQKLCDRVASSTLLEDRRDAVRALKALSKKYRMEVGTQAMDHLVTILQTDRSDSEILGYSLDTLYNIICNDEEEEQDESEDENTQKQTDDLGALFTEKFIQDPERITLLLTLLEEFDFHVRWPAVKLLTALLKSQGTQVQGIILVSPMGVSRLMDLLADSREVIRNDGLLLLQQLTKGNAAIQKIVAFENAFERLLDIITEEGSSDGGIVVEDCLLLLLNLLKNNSSNQNFFKEGSYIQRMKPWFEVGDDNSGWSAQKVTNLHLMLQLVRVMVSPVNSPGATASCQKCMFQCGLLQQLCTILMATGVPADILTETINTVSEVIRGSQINQDYFASVNAPSNPPRPAIVVLLMSMVNERQPFVLRCAVLYCFQCFLYKNQKGQGEIVATLLPSTIDANSISAGQLLCGGLFSADSLSNWCAAVALAHALQDNLTQKEQLLRVQLATSLGKPPVSLLQQCTNILSQGSKVQTRVGLLMLLCTWISNCPIAVTHFLHNQDNVPFLTAQISENLGEDERLVQGLCALLLGICIYYNDNSLENYTKEKLKQLIEKRIGKENFVEKLGFITKHELYSRAALKPQPVFPSPEQMLFDHEFTKLVKDLEGVITKAVHKSSEEEKKEEEVKKTLEQHDNIVTQYKELIREQDAQIQELKEQVASLSSQNEQMQATVTQQLSQIQQHKDQYNILKLKLGKESQSQSSSSQGDSSQVNGLQTEELSQLREELDELRKQHAVLQTQLAERDALITTLQSSSQTTESPAGGSDNTELQQELEALRSQVQSQSLEISHLKTERQELLRRAEAESSNAASPSDGSLDASAVAELENRLAAQTSETEKMKRSVVELEQQLAAATSTAAILQTEKEKLQSEVQESKKEQDDLLMLLADQDQKIHSLKKRLKDLGQMVEDEDDLDTKDQTSDDDDDEDEDEDE from the exons ATGAACTTTCTCAGGGGAGTGATGGGAGGGCAGGCTGCCGGGCCGCAGCCCACAGGAGCTGAAACG ATTCAGAAGTTGTGTGACAGGGTTGCTTCCTCCACACTTCTGGAAGACCGGAGGGACGCTGTCCGGGCCCTCAAAGCCCTTTCTAAG AAATACCGCATGGAAGTTGGCACACAGGCCATGGATCACCTGGTTACCATACTGCAGACTGACAG ATCTGACTCTGAAATCCTTGGCTATTCTTTGGACACACTctacaacatcatctgcaatgATGAGGAAGAAGAACAAG ATGAATCAGAAG ACGAGAATACCCAGAAGCAGACGGACGACCTCGGCGCCCTGTTTACAGAGAAGTTCATTCAAGATCCCGAGCGCATCACGCTGCTCCTCACCCTTCTGGAG GAGTTCGACTTTCACGTGCGTTGGCCTGCGGTGAAACTGCTGACAGCTCTTTTGAAGAGTCAGGGCACCCAAGTGCAAGGCATCATTCTCGTCAGCCCCATGG GTGTTTCCAGATTAATGGACCTGTTAGCAGACTCCAGAGAAGTAATTCGCAATGAC GGCTTGCTGCTACTCCAGCAGCTGACCAAAGGCAACGCAGCCATTCAGAAAATTGTGGCCTTTGAGAACGCCTTTGAGCGCCTCTTAGATATCATCACGGAGGAGGGCAGCAGCGATGGAG GTATTGTGGTGGAGGATTGTTTGTTGTTGCTGCTCAACCTGCTAAAGAACAACAGCTCTAACCAGAACTTCTTTAAGGAGGGCTCTTACATCCAGAGAATGAAGCCCTGGTTTGAGGTTGGGGATGATAACTCTGGCTGGTCTGCACAGAAGGTCACCAACCTCCACCTCATGCTGCAG CTGGTGCGAGTGATGGTTTCACCAGTGAACTCCCCTGGAGCGACAGCGAGCTGTCAGAAGTGCATGTTCCAGTGCGGCCTGTTGCAACAGTTGTGCACCATCCTCATGGCCACCGGTGTGCCCGCTGATATCCTAACAGAG ACTATAAACACCGTTTCAGAAGTGATCAGGGGGTCACAGATCAACCAGGATTACTTTGCGTCCGTCAACGCCCCTTCAAACCCTCCACG ACCAGCCATCGTGGTGCTGCTCATGTCCATGGTGAATGAGAGGCAGCCGTTTGTGCTTCGCTGTGCAGTCCTTTACTGTTTCCAGTGTTTCCTCTACAAAAACCAGAAGGGTCAGGGGGAGATCGTGGCTACACTACTTCCCTCAACCATCGATG CCAACTCTATCTCAGCCGGCCAGCTCCTGTGTGGAGGTTTGTTCTCAGCAGACTCTCTGTCTAACTGGTGTGCGGCCGTGGCCCTGGCCCATGCTCTCCAGGATAACCTCACTCAGAAGGAGCAGCTGCTCCGAGTTCAGCTTGCCACCAGCCTGGGCAAACCCCCCGTGTCCCTGCTGCAGCAGTGCACCAACATTCTGTCCCAG GGCAGCAAAGTTCAGACCAGGGTGGGCCTCCTGATGCTGTTGTGCACATGGATCAGCAACTGTCCCATTGCTGTCACGCACTTCCTGCACAACCAGGATAATGTTCCCTTT CTGACGGCTCAGATCTCTGAGAACCTGGGAGAAGACGAGAGGCTGGTTCAGGGCCTTTGTGCGCTGCTGCTCGGCATCTGTATCTATTATAATGATAACTCACTGGAAAACTACACCAA GGAGAAGCTAAAGCAGCTGATTGAGAAGCGCATCGGAAAGGAAAACTTTGTGGAGAAGCTGGGCTTCATCACCAAACATGAGCTGTATTCGCGGGCGGCCTTGAAGCCACAGCCCGTCTTCCCGTCGCCGGAGCAGATGCTGTTCGACCACGAGTTCACCAAGCTGGTCAAAGACCTGGAGG GTGTGATCACCAAAGCGGTTCACAAGTCCAgtgaggaggagaaaaaggaggaggaggtgaagaagaCGCTGGAGCAGCACGACAACATCGTAACTCAATACAAGGAGCTGATCAGAGAACAA GATGCTCAGATCCAGGAGTTGAAGGAGCAGGTAGCATCTCTGTCCTCCCAGAACGAGCAGATGCAGGCTACGGTCACACAGCAGCTGTCCCAGATCCAGCAGCACAAAGACCAGTACAACATCCTCAAGCTGAAACTGG GTAAGGAGAGCCAGAGTCAGTCCAGCAGCAGTCAGGGGGACAGCTCTCAGGTGAACGGGCTGCAGACTGAGGAGCTCTCTCAGCTCCGAGAAGAGCTGGACGAACTCCGGAAGCAGCACGCAGTCCTACAGACGCAGCTCGCCGAACGAGACGCACTCATCACCACCCTG CAGTCGAGCTCCCAGACGACAGAGAGCCCAGCAGGAGGATCAGACaacacagagctgcagcag GAACTGGAGGCTTTAAGGAGTCAGGTTCAGTCCCAGTCCTTAGAAATCAGTCATCTAAAGACGGAGAGACAGGAGCTGCTCAGAAGAGCAGAAGCTGAG TCATCTAACGCAGCATCCCCCAGCGACGGCTCATTAGACGCCAGTGCAGTAGCAGAACTTGAGAACAGACTGGCAGCACAAACATCTGAGACAGAGAAGATGAAG AGAAGCGTGGTTgagctggagcagcagctggcTGCAGCCACAAGCACGGCGGCGATCCTGCAGACAGAGAAGGAGAAGCTGCAGTCTGAGGTCCAGGAGTCCAAGAAGGAGCAGGACGACTTGCTGATGCTGCTGGCAGACCAAGACCAGAAGATCCACAGCCTCAAGAAGAGACTCAAGGACCTGGGACAAATG GTGGAAGATGAAGACGACCTCGACACCAAGGATCAGACATCagatgatgacgatgatgagGACGAGGATGAAGATGAGTAA